One segment of Anatilimnocola aggregata DNA contains the following:
- a CDS encoding sulfatase family protein codes for MKTASLGLVLLALYLLTLCPSLAVAKSPNILFIYTDDHSYRTLSCYEHAESWARTPNIDRLAKRGVRFTHAYIGTWCMPSRVTMLTGRHQYGALTMRMEGEYPGSEYDPAQCPFWPAVFRRNGYHTAHIGKWHSGRDAGFGRDWDHQIVWNRPKHPANAPNYYHDQLLSIDGGEPKVVPGYSTDNYTRWAIDYIQGEHRDKSKPWYLWLCYGGVHAPYAPAERHLQDYPGVTVETPADIYPPRAGKPSYMQMIAAWEKGPKGEPVLSDKAIGSEVGDDFARDRGRNLSEWSRQYHQAVRALDEGIGNVLAALEESGQLENTLVVMTSDQGYAWGQHGFRAKLAPYDANIRSPLIISMPGTIPEGKVCRTPVGGADLPPTFFRFAGFELPWTMHGHDLTPLLKNPDAAWPHTTMMPFTADKFGANCDTVPTPPGNRHKSGVPWYVMIVQGRYKYIRTLEANEPEELYDLLTDPNELKNLAGEPQHVATIEKLRAAAIAELRRTDAKMLDSLPPVANLSAEQ; via the coding sequence ATGAAGACCGCCTCTCTCGGCCTGGTTCTGCTGGCCCTGTATCTGCTGACCCTATGTCCGTCGCTCGCCGTGGCGAAGAGCCCGAACATTCTGTTCATTTACACGGACGACCACTCGTACCGCACACTCTCATGCTACGAACATGCGGAGTCCTGGGCGCGGACGCCGAACATCGATCGACTGGCAAAACGGGGGGTGCGATTCACACATGCCTACATCGGCACCTGGTGCATGCCTTCGCGGGTCACCATGCTCACCGGCCGGCATCAGTACGGCGCTCTGACAATGCGGATGGAGGGGGAGTATCCGGGCAGCGAATACGATCCCGCACAGTGCCCCTTCTGGCCAGCTGTTTTTCGGCGGAATGGCTACCACACCGCGCACATCGGCAAGTGGCACTCGGGGCGCGATGCAGGTTTTGGCCGCGATTGGGATCATCAGATCGTCTGGAACCGACCGAAGCATCCCGCCAATGCGCCCAATTATTACCACGACCAACTCCTCTCGATCGACGGTGGAGAACCGAAGGTCGTCCCAGGGTATTCCACCGACAACTACACGCGCTGGGCAATCGATTACATTCAGGGTGAGCACCGCGACAAGTCAAAGCCCTGGTACCTGTGGCTCTGCTATGGCGGCGTTCATGCGCCTTATGCGCCGGCCGAGCGGCATTTGCAGGACTATCCCGGAGTCACCGTCGAGACCCCGGCCGACATCTATCCGCCGCGCGCGGGCAAGCCCAGCTACATGCAAATGATCGCCGCTTGGGAGAAGGGGCCCAAAGGTGAACCGGTCCTCAGCGACAAGGCGATCGGCAGTGAAGTCGGCGATGATTTCGCGCGCGATCGGGGCCGCAATCTCTCTGAGTGGTCGCGGCAATATCATCAGGCCGTCCGTGCGCTCGATGAAGGCATCGGCAATGTACTCGCCGCGCTGGAAGAATCGGGTCAACTAGAAAATACGCTTGTCGTGATGACCTCCGATCAAGGTTACGCCTGGGGGCAGCACGGCTTCCGCGCGAAACTTGCTCCTTATGATGCGAACATCCGCTCACCGCTGATCATCTCCATGCCCGGCACCATTCCCGAAGGCAAAGTCTGCCGCACGCCGGTCGGCGGCGCGGACCTGCCGCCAACGTTCTTTCGCTTCGCCGGTTTCGAATTGCCGTGGACCATGCACGGCCATGACCTCACTCCGCTGCTGAAGAATCCCGACGCCGCCTGGCCGCATACGACGATGATGCCCTTCACCGCGGATAAGTTTGGAGCCAACTGCGACACCGTCCCCACGCCGCCAGGCAACCGGCACAAGAGCGGCGTTCCCTGGTATGTGATGATTGTCCAGGGCCGCTACAAATACATCCGCACGCTGGAAGCCAATGAGCCAGAAGAACTTTACGATCTGCTGACTGATCCCAACGAACTGAAGAACCTTGCAGGTGAACCACAGCACGTCGCAACCATAGAAAAACTACGCGCAGCCGCCATTGCCGAGCTCCGCCGCACGGATGCAAAGATGCTCGATTCGCTGCCGCCGGTCGCCAATCTTTCCGCAGAACAGTGA
- the acpS gene encoding holo-ACP synthase: protein MNVVGIGTDIIECLRIAQMIERHGELFLNRVYTPHEIEYCSARKASTQHYAGRFAAKEAILKALGTGWTRGIAWGDMEIRNDFGGKPRVLLGGGAREVCAQQGIAQILISISHCRTHATAYALALGSGDSGVMGLRD, encoded by the coding sequence ATGAACGTCGTTGGCATAGGTACGGATATCATCGAGTGCCTGCGGATTGCGCAGATGATCGAGCGCCACGGCGAACTCTTCTTGAATCGCGTTTATACGCCTCACGAGATTGAGTATTGCTCGGCCCGCAAAGCGTCGACGCAGCATTATGCCGGACGCTTCGCCGCGAAAGAGGCGATTCTTAAAGCGCTGGGCACGGGCTGGACCCGCGGCATTGCCTGGGGGGATATGGAAATCCGCAACGACTTCGGTGGCAAGCCCCGTGTATTGCTTGGCGGCGGTGCCCGCGAGGTTTGCGCGCAGCAAGGAATTGCCCAAATTCTGATCAGCATCAGCCATTGCCGGACGCATGCCACTGCCTATGCACTCGCCCTCGGCAGCGGCGATAGTGGTGTGATGGGCCTGCGCGACTAG